The stretch of DNA cagcaacgcaatcattgctgctgctgctgcccgggctggccggcctggcGGGCGCACAGCTTGCGCTTCGtgatggccatggtggtggcgatggtgatggcgacggcggcaaggcgcggtacggcgccgtgccgctcACCCCCGAGGGCATGATGccgcgcttcgtcgccgaccgagtgctgccgcagctcgcccgccgcgacggcaatTGCGGCGCCGGGTTTCACAACTGTAAGTGCTactgatgatgatgctgttgcTGATGCTGTTGTCGTTGATGCGCCACCTCTcgacacacgcacacacatacTTACAtgccatccccccccccccttctctctttTGGAAGCGCAGCGCAGAGGTTTCAGGCTGACCAGAGGGCGACAACCTCGTCCATGGCAAAACAAcaggcctcgacgtcggcttcgccggcagctgctgcgaaAACACACACTACTGCTACGTCAACAAGCAGAGCcagccgcgctgctgccccatCGGCTCCAACTGCGTCTCCGACTCCAACTGCAGCAGCGACCGCTTCCAGtgcacgtcgacggccaccgtcgccgtcaccgtcaccgtcaccgccacggcgagcagcacaAACACAaacaccgacgccgccgtggtcaCCGTCttcaccaccgcctcggcgcaggTCGGttgctgcggccgcgcctGTCCGCAGACGAGCCAATACCTCTGCCCCAAGgacctgggcggcgcgtgcTGCTCCTTCGGCTTCGACTGCCGCTCCGGCGGGCAGTGCGTCGAGACCAAGAAGCCCAGCGGGCCCTCATCGGGCACCCTGAcacccgtcgtcgacggctgcACCACCTCGCAGTTCAAGtgccccgacggcgccggctgctgcgacgAGTGGATGCACTGcacccgcgtcgacgacaagccCTACTGCGCCCCCGGCAACCCGACCAATACCAACGTGCGCCTCGTGGGCGATGCCGGCAGCGGTGATTCCGCCTCGGACTCGCGCCTCTCGGGCGGCGCAAAGGCTGGCatcggcgtgggcgtcgccgtcgcgggcggcctggctctcggcgccgccgcctggtggTTCTGCGTCCGACgccggagacggcgcggcgccgatgctgctgccgccgccggcgcgtcgcgcaaggacgagcagccggacgacgccgatgccgacgccggggTCTATGCCGGGAGCAACGTGCCCCGGGACGCCGCCCACCGTcccatcggcatcggcgaaatgtccgagacgacggcgtcgcaggcCCCGCGCCCCACCGACGACTACTTCGGCCCCGTCCCCGGGCCCTACACCGACGCctccgacgccggccgctcaACGGCGTCCCCCTCGCGTCCGCAGCATGCCCCCGAGAACAGGGCCGTACCCGTCGAGATcgactcgtcgacggccacgcccgCACCACCGGCCCCGGCCACGCCAACACCATCGACCCAGCACCTGTCAGCGCATCCGTTCCCGCACCCGGACACGACGGACGGCCGCTTCGAGCTCTATGGttgcgaggcgccgccgccggtgcagCCGTCGCCCTCACTACGCACGACTACCACGACGCCGGGAACGCCCGCCAGCGAAAGGCCTCGAAAAGCCGACAGATAAAAGAGCGGGCGCCTCACGGAAATAATCATATGCAGCACGGCACACCAACGAGCCAGTCCCAGAAGAGCATCAAATGAAGTATCGTACCATCTATATATACAACGCCTTGCTTATCCGTACAAAATGCCCATTATGCCTAGTGGGTAGGTGGCCACAGAGGAAAAGAGAGAGCGAGAAACAAGAAGAGCAAGTGAGAACAACCCCGGACCCGGCTGCACGAGCCCCCGCGCCTTGTGCTTTTCAAAGACATAACCCAACGCCAACGCGCGCAAGCCCCTTCGATATCAACGCAGCAAAAACGAAGGACAAACGAAACGGGGGTGCGCTAGCACACTACGCCGCCAAACGGGGCGCAGGTCCGCAGGTCCTTAACCAGGTCCTCCACGCTGCTCAGATGCCGGCTCAGCAAACCCTGCTTCTCCTCCGTCGAcagcgtggcggccgacatggtatcgccgctgcccgcgcgcctgcgcctggtgccgctgccgccaccggtggcggcagcgaaCGCGCCGGCCAGCTTGCTGGGACTGCGCTGCAGCATGGCGGGCACCGAGTCGCGGTGGTTGCCGGGGGCGCGGGGGATGGACGGCGTCTCGGGCATCAGGTAGCAGTAGAGGAactcgacgagcttgagcTTGACCTCGcggggcgtcgagcgcgactTGAAGAGCGACGTGACGGTGAGCAgaccgtcgagggcctcgaagGTGCGCGTGTTGGTCGGCgcgtcgatgagggcgacgacgagggtgaGGAGCGTGGCGGACTGGATTGCAGGGCAGTTGAACggctcgaggaggtcgaggaggagctgcgcggtTGATTCATGTCAGCGAcgagaaagagaaagagagtGTCAAATTGGAAGGATGTATGAGGGACGTGGAGGGGGAGACTCTAGAAGCCGTCGATGAGAGGGAGGTAAATGGGCCACCGAGCCTTACATTCATATTCTGCTCGCGGGCAAAGAGCGACTTGCTCGgcgggtgcagcagcagcacgccctgGATGAGGTCGAGGGCGCTCAGGATGAGCAGGTCGTTTTGGCCGTCGCTGCCCTTGGCCATGAGGCGGTCGAGGGTGCCGATCAGGCGCATAGCCACGTTCCACTCGAAGCCCTCCTGCAGCTTGAAGAACTCGCGAAAGGCCGGGTCGTGCGACAGCTGGGCCAAGTCCTTGCGCGGCGattgctgttgctgcttgggcgactcgacgacgctattgccaccgccgccaaaggtGCTGTTGGCGGTGTCGTTGGCCGCTGAgctgcgctggcgctggcgctccgACTTGTGGTCCGGGGAGAGGCATATTTGTGCGAGGAGGCCTTCGACCTGGCGCAGGCCCTTGCGGACCTTGGGCCCGTCGTAGGACGAGAGGTTGTCGAaggcgagggagaggagggccTCCATGGTGGCCTAACGGGGCGAGGAGCACTGGGaatcggcggcgagcggtgGCGCTGGGGATGGCGATGCTTCTGCGACAAGGGGATAAACAACAATGGGGTATAATGGGCGAACGCGCGCACACGATGTGCGGGTGGCGGGACGGTGGTGGTAATACAGAcgggcgaagaagaaggagaacTCAAAAATGCATTTCCGGATGGGGGTATATATGAAATTCGACAGAGATACGAGACCACAaacacacgcgcgcgcgccgtgcagggagagagagaggatgAGAGGCGGAAGAGGGTGAGAGTGAGGGAGCAGGAACAAGAAAAGAAAAGGGAGGGCAGGGGATCGGGCAGCGATGGGCGGGCAAGTGGATTATTCGTGTAGAAGAAGATCGGTCGGGGGGGCTTGTTGCACGggtcgtgcgtgcgtgcatgggAAAGTCGGGGGAAATGGGATGAGATGCGACAGGGTCTCTCCTACAGGGGGCAGAGACTctgggccggggggggaTGCGGCGTTGACGGGGCAACCGGCGACAGCGCCCGGAGGGGTGGGGCCCgctggcccggcgcgccgtccgccgcccgccgccgccgccgtgctggagcGCGGCATCACGGGTCGTGTAGCTACGAAAGTTGATACACCAAAATTCTGTCTGGATGCGTATATCCTGCGCAATTATTACGTATCGCGCGTGATTCAAGCTCCCCCAAAGGCCCTTTAACCTCGTCGGGTAGTATTTCGCAAGTCGCCGCACGCACTCGGTCAGCCCGtccccccgccccgggcAAGCaaccaccacggccgccgtcgtcgtcgccatcacaGGCTCCACAGCTGCACGGGCAGGAGCTGAGGGCAGGGCTGCGCAGTGCCACCTTGCAGAGCGGGCGGACAGGTTTCTTTGACGGTTTGGCTGCAGGCAGATATACACCATTAGTACGGAAACCTGCAATGTCGTGACTCGGCAGGCAGCCTGTGTCCCGTCAAAAAAGAAAAGATTGCTGCCCAGTCAGTTTCTTGGTGCAGCCGTGCGTTCTACCGCCAGCTCTCCCGGCCGCtatggcgccgtcgacaacggGGCGACCACCGTTTTGCATACAAAGTACCAGCCGCAGCGCTACCTTGTCCATCCGGGGTTCATATGCATGAATCAGTATGATGTGCCTCTTCAtgcgtatgtatgtgtgtatgtaAGTGCGACTCGTTCGTCCCATGTTCGTGAACGCACGCATGAGAAGACGGCTCGCctgccggtgctggcgtGCATAATGTACCTACTATTCCAAAGTGGCTGCGGTGCGCCGCATCTGGGGAGGGCAGCTggccagggggggaggggggggagtggGGGGGGCttcccctgcctgcccgtgcTCGGGCACGGTACATCAGCAGGTGAGCTAGTGCCGTGTACTCGGTACGTGAGGCGGATCACTTCCACTGATGGAACCCGTGATGCCCCCAGGAGACGGCACAGCGCTGcaccgaggagctggagcacAGCCGGGCCCCCTCAACAGCCGGGCCCCAAGCCCAGGCTCCCATGCAGTGGCCGCTCCACCTCAGCTCAGGCACCCGCACGGGCGTCCAGCaagcagcacagcgcagcgagAGCAGTGGAGGCTGCCACTGAAaagcccagcccgccgcctcaccaccgcccgACGGGAGGCTTCCAGGCTGCCAGCGCATCAATCCCGTCCTCTTCATCCCGTCGCTCAACTTCCTCATCAGCCCCTCCCATATCCCAGTGCCCCAAACCCCTTATGATACTCCCGCCTCTGCCTCTTGCATCTCCATCAAGACCGTGCTAACGAGTCAGCCCACACGCGCGCCTCATCACAGACAGAACCAACAAGCATTTCGCCAACATCCTCCGTCCGCGCGCGTGACCATATGGTCGCGGGCCAACAGCGCCGCTGACTGCCCCCCAACTACCGGCCCAACGCACTCCACCCCTGACGTTGAGTCGTTCGTCTCACAGCCCTGTCCTCGTGTCGACGTCGCTCTGGGCCCAGCCGTCACGACTCACGAAACAAAAAAGCATATCTAAATCTAGCATCGACTTCGGATCGGGCCCCGTGCCTTGAGAGCAAccctgcgcgaggcggaACCGGACCAAGAAGCAAGCTCATTCTTCCCATGCTTGCTCGCCCCACGGCCACGCCTCGCCTACCCCTCTCATCCGCCACCATCGCTACCATCATCAGGCTGCCCTCTGTGCTCCGCGCGGCCCCACGAGCTTCtgctgcctgcccggccgcctccgacgTCAAAcatgtcctcgccgcctcgcaccGCAGTCGCTacctcgtctccctcctctccccaAGGCACTCCCGGTAATAATACTGCTGCTCTGACGTCGCCCAACGCGATCCCCCCGAGGACCTCTAGCACCGGCCTCCACCATCAGCACATCAACCGCGCCAGTCTCAACGCCGTCCAGCAGAGCCACGCCGgcaacaccgccgccgccggcttcgccCATCCCACCTCGCTGGCGCCGTCAGTCCTCGTTCCCGTCTCCGAGGCCGCCTGGATTGGCCAGCGAGGCAACAagccgcaccaccacggccctCCCGGCACCGACTGGcggtcgcccgccctctGCTTGAGTCCCGGCTTGGACACCATGCGGCCTCAATCTgactcgtcggccgccgcatccCCCTACCAGGGCCCCGGTGCAGCCGAACGCTATGCCTCGGATGACCTCAACTTCACCCCCCGCCGCTGTTGGACCCAGCAGAAGGAGGCCGTCATCCGGGCCCCCTTTGACTACGCCCTCAGCCACCCCGGAAAGAGCTTCCGGgctcagctcgtcgccgccttcaacGCCATGCTCGACGTGCCCCCGTCCAGCCTCGAGGTCATCACCCGCGTCATCGGCATGCTCCACGAGGCGTCGCttctcatcgacgacgtccagGACTCGTcggagctgcggcgcggctTTCCCGTCGCCCACAACATCTTTGGCGTGCCCCAGACCATCAACTCGGCAAACTATATGTGCTACGTTGGCCTCCAGgagctccagcgcctcgaaAACCCGCGTGCCGTCTCCATCttcgccgaggagctcgtcaATCTCCACCGCGGACAGGGCATGGACCTGTACTGGCGTGACACCCTCACCTGCCCCACCGAGGATGACTACCTCGAGATGGTGGGCAacaagacgggcgggctCTTCCGCCTCGGCATCAAGCTCATGCAGGCCGAGTCgtccgccgacgtcgactgcGTCCCGctcgtcaacctcgtcggcctcatctACCAGATCCGCGACGACTACCTCAACCTCGCCTCCGAGGAGTACACGGAGAACAAGGGCATGTGCGAGGACCTGACCGAGGGCAAGTTCTCCTTCCCCGTCATCCACAGCATCCGctccgcgcccgccaacaTGCAGCTCCTCAACATCCTCAAGCAGAAGACGTCGGACATCCAGATCAAGCGCTACGCCGTCTCCTACATGGAGGGCACCGGCAGCTTCGCCTACACgcgcgccgtcatcgccacccTCATCCAGCGCGCCCGCAGGCTCGTGGTCCAGATGGATGCCGGGCAGGGCAAGAGCGCCGGCATCTTGAAGATTTTGGACAAGATGGAGATTATCTATTAATATCTACTTTGCTTTCGCAGCGAGCGGGACGGCGGCTACCTAATGATACTACGGGGAAGCGGCCATCTTGGAGAGCGCTCAGTCATGTTCGCATCCTCACTGTCGACACCATAACGTAAATTTCCACATGTCTGGAGTCTGGAAGGGGGAACTGCGATTGGGAGGCTGCCTAACACATGGACGATGCGGGCCAGCGTTTTATACCACTCTTTATACCactcttgctgctgctgctgctgctgctgctaccacCGCCAACAAATTTACTACAGGTGACTTTGCTCTCAAATAAACATGATGAATGTCTCTCCTGTGTCAAGTATCAAAACGCCGTATCGTAGAGTCAGTTCCGTATTGTGTGCGTGTGCACGCACAAGATATCATGAAAGCACCGTCGCGGGAGCCGCCCTCCTCTTGACTAGCCGCACCCaccgcctccgtcgccatcggcccCTCCTCTCGCTGctgtcctcgccctcctcccagcTCGGCGGTGGGTGATGCCTCGCCTTGGGAAgcttgccgcccgcctcgctcttctcctgctggtgctgctcctccaccacaCCCGTGCGcaggtcctcgccgtcgtcgtagaTGTCGTACACCcagcgctcgccctcggtctcgacctcgacgcccgtgaTGATGCGCTCCTCGACCCAGTCCCTGCTCCAGAGGTCGAGCGCCCACTTCTTCTCGCTCCATTCCCAACCGTGCGGCGGCAAAACGTCCTCGAAGAAGCGCGAGCCGCGGggccgctcgccggcgatgcgcggCTGCGAGAGCGGGTCGTAGGGCGAGGGAGAGAATAGCCACGGCTCCCactcgcctcctcctcctcctcctccgtcgccgcggcgcgcaggacggcgccacGCGTCG from Purpureocillium takamizusanense chromosome 6, complete sequence encodes:
- a CDS encoding uncharacterized protein (COG:S~antiSMASH:Cluster_6.2~EggNog:ENOG503NY41) → MEALLSLAFDNLSSYDGPKVRKGLRQVEGLLAQICLSPDHKSERQRQRSSAANDTANSTFGGGGNSVVESPKQQQQSPRKDLAQLSHDPAFREFFKLQEGFEWNVAMRLIGTLDRLMAKGSDGQNDLLILSALDLIQGVLLLHPPSKSLFAREQNMNLLLDLLEPFNCPAIQSATLLTLVVALIDAPTNTRTFEALDGLLTVTSLFKSRSTPREVKLKLVEFLYCYLMPETPSIPRAPGNHRDSVPAMLQRSPSKLAGAFAAATGGGSGTRRRRAGSGDTMSAATLSTEEKQGLLSRHLSSVEDLVKDLRTCAPFGGVVC
- a CDS encoding uncharacterized protein (TransMembrane:1 (n3-14c23/24o285-307i)~antiSMASH:Cluster_6.2~SECRETED:SignalP(1-23~SECRETED:cutsite=AGA-QL~SECRETED:prob=0.6562)~EggNog:ENOG503P34V) encodes the protein MRTTAATQSLLLLLPGLAGLAGAQLALRDGHGGGDGDGDGGKARYGAVPLTPEGMMPRFVADRVLPQLARRDGNCGAGFHNCLDVGFAGSCCENTHYCYVNKQSQPRCCPIGSNCVSDSNCSSDRFQCTSTATVAVTVTVTATASSTNTNTDAAVVTVFTTASAQVGCCGRACPQTSQYLCPKDLGGACCSFGFDCRSGGQCVETKKPSGPSSGTLTPVVDGCTTSQFKCPDGAGCCDEWMHCTRVDDKPYCAPGNPTNTNVRLVGDAGSGDSASDSRLSGGAKAGIGVGVAVAGGLALGAAAWWFCVRRRRRRGADAAAAAGASRKDEQPDDADADAGVYAGSNVPRDAAHRPIGIGEMSETTASQAPRPTDDYFGPVPGPYTDASDAGRSTASPSRPQHAPENRAVPVEIDSSTATPAPPAPATPTPSTQHLSAHPFPHPDTTDGRFELYGCEAPPPVQPSPSLRTTTTTPGTPASERPRKADR
- the BTS1_2 gene encoding geranylgeranyl pyrophosphate synthetase (COG:H~antiSMASH:Cluster_6.2~EggNog:ENOG503NVHG~SMCOG1182:Polyprenyl synthetase); this encodes MSSPPRTAVATSSPSSPQGTPGNNTAALTSPNAIPPRTSSTGLHHQHINRASLNAVQQSHAGNTAAAGFAHPTSLAPSVLVPVSEAAWIGQRGNKPHHHGPPGTDWRSPALCLSPGLDTMRPQSDSSAAASPYQGPGAAERYASDDLNFTPRRCWTQQKEAVIRAPFDYALSHPGKSFRAQLVAAFNAMLDVPPSSLEVITRVIGMLHEASLLIDDVQDSSELRRGFPVAHNIFGVPQTINSANYMCYVGLQELQRLENPRAVSIFAEELVNLHRGQGMDLYWRDTLTCPTEDDYLEMVGNKTGGLFRLGIKLMQAESSADVDCVPLVNLVGLIYQIRDDYLNLASEEYTENKGMCEDLTEGKFSFPVIHSIRSAPANMQLLNILKQKTSDIQIKRYAVSYMEGTGSFAYTRAVIATLIQRARRLVVQMDAGQGKSAGILKILDKMEIIY